One genomic region from Drosophila subpulchrella strain 33 F10 #4 breed RU33 chromosome 2R, RU_Dsub_v1.1 Primary Assembly, whole genome shotgun sequence encodes:
- the LOC119549372 gene encoding acylphosphatase-2: MMQPGDEIFACGFEIFGRVQGVCLRKQTRDLATLNQVRGWVMNTDEGTVKGQLEGTLPKVNELKFWLLNFGSPRAIIERAEFTPTKEITSHNFTRFSIRYHHVPAPKKGNLKEDISLEPKL; this comes from the coding sequence ATGATGCAGCCGGGGGACGAGATCTTCGCCTGCGGATTCGAAATCTTTGGGCGAGTGCAGGGCGTGTGCCTGCGGAAGCAGACCCGGGATTTGGCCACACTGAACCAGGTGCGCGGATGGGTCATGAACACGGACGAGGGCACGGTCAAGGGGCAGCTGGAGGGCACCCTGCCCAAGGTCAACGAGCTGAAGTTCTGGCTCTTGAATTTCGGCAGTCCGCGGGCGATTATCGAGCGTGCGGAGTTCACGCCCACCAAGGAGATCACCTCGCACAACTTCACTCGCTTCTCGATTCGCTACCACCACGTTCCCGCCCCAAAAAAAGGCAACTTAAAGGAGGATATAAGTTTAGAACCAAAATTGTAA